One Lactobacillus crispatus DNA segment encodes these proteins:
- a CDS encoding IS256 family transposase has translation MNDFTKDFAQALFNPDKINDLLRKELQQAVNNLLEAELTAFLGYDPYARNGWNTGNSRNGAYFRKVDTQFGPIEVQVPRDRNGQFHQHTLPDYKQHSDVLESTIIKLYSKGVTTREIADLIEKMYGSHYSPAQVSNISKQMLPKIEAYHKRKLSDKFFCVYLDATYLPLRRETFEREAVYIAIGIKPNGHKEVIDYCIAPSENIEVWTEMLQNMKSRGLKQVELFLSDGVVGMKTALARTYPKAHFQRCLVHVMRNICAKVRVDDREKIMNEFKQIHQQTSKKEAAAVLHKFYAKWNKAYSHVIKGLKEIEPDLLVFYNYPKQIRASIYSTNMIESFNNVIKRKAKPKAEFPTEQSLDAFIGIQAMSYNDRYFNRIHKGFGQVQDTLESYFD, from the coding sequence ATGAATGATTTTACCAAAGATTTTGCTCAAGCTCTATTCAATCCAGACAAAATAAATGATTTATTGCGCAAAGAGCTACAACAGGCTGTTAATAACTTGCTAGAAGCTGAGTTGACTGCCTTTCTAGGCTATGATCCCTATGCCAGAAATGGCTGGAATACTGGCAATTCTAGAAATGGTGCTTATTTCCGCAAGGTTGATACCCAGTTTGGACCAATTGAAGTGCAAGTGCCTCGAGACCGCAACGGTCAGTTTCATCAGCACACGCTGCCTGACTACAAGCAGCACTCTGATGTTTTGGAAAGCACGATTATCAAGCTATACTCCAAAGGCGTAACTACCAGAGAAATCGCTGACTTGATTGAGAAAATGTATGGCAGTCATTATAGTCCAGCTCAAGTATCAAATATTTCCAAGCAGATGCTCCCCAAGATTGAGGCTTATCACAAGCGCAAGCTAAGCGACAAGTTTTTCTGTGTCTATTTGGATGCGACATACCTTCCTTTGCGCCGAGAAACGTTTGAGCGTGAAGCAGTATATATTGCCATTGGCATTAAACCTAATGGACATAAGGAAGTCATTGACTACTGCATTGCTCCTAGTGAGAACATTGAAGTTTGGACAGAGATGCTTCAAAACATGAAGTCCAGAGGCTTGAAGCAAGTTGAGCTTTTTCTTTCTGATGGTGTTGTTGGCATGAAAACAGCCTTGGCCAGGACTTATCCTAAAGCTCATTTTCAACGCTGCCTGGTTCATGTCATGCGCAATATCTGCGCTAAAGTACGCGTCGACGATCGTGAAAAGATCATGAACGAATTCAAGCAGATACATCAACAGACAAGCAAAAAAGAAGCTGCAGCTGTCTTGCACAAATTCTATGCCAAATGGAATAAAGCTTATAGCCATGTCATCAAAGGTTTGAAGGAAATTGAGCCCGATCTGCTAGTCTTCTACAATTATCCCAAACAAATCAGAGCTTCAATTTATTCAACCAATATGATTGAATCCTTTAACAACGTCATCAAGCGTAAAGCTAAGCCTAAGGCAGAATTTCCAACTGAACAGTCGCTTGATGCATTTATTGGCATCCAGGCAATGAGCTACAATGACCGTTATTTCAATCGAATTCATAAAGGCTTTGGTCAGGTTCAGGACACCTTAGAATCCTACTTTGATTAA
- a CDS encoding ABC transporter ATP-binding protein: MAYINLKNNTKIYQSGDTTIYANKNITFSIDKGELVIILGSSGAGKSTLLNILGGMEPNTSGDVIVAGKNIAKYNAKELTTYRRNDVGFVFQFYNLISNLTAKENVELAAQIVPDAMSADDALQYVDLGRRENNFPAQLSGGEQQRVAIARAIAKKPALLLCDEPTGALDYKTGKRILKILQNMSRQNGSTVLIVTHNAAIAPIADKVIRIHDGSIQKVQHNLHPADISTIEW; the protein is encoded by the coding sequence ATGGCTTACATTAACTTAAAAAATAATACTAAAATTTACCAATCTGGTGACACAACCATCTATGCCAATAAGAACATTACTTTTTCTATCGATAAAGGCGAACTAGTCATTATTCTCGGCTCATCAGGAGCTGGAAAATCTACTTTGCTTAATATTTTAGGCGGAATGGAACCAAATACAAGTGGCGATGTAATTGTAGCGGGAAAAAATATTGCAAAATATAACGCTAAAGAATTAACTACCTATCGGCGCAACGACGTTGGCTTTGTTTTTCAATTTTATAATTTGATTTCCAACTTAACAGCAAAAGAAAACGTTGAATTAGCTGCTCAAATTGTCCCTGATGCGATGAGCGCCGATGATGCCTTGCAGTATGTTGACCTAGGGCGGCGAGAAAACAATTTTCCCGCTCAACTATCAGGCGGTGAGCAGCAACGTGTGGCAATTGCCCGAGCCATCGCTAAAAAGCCAGCCTTACTTTTGTGCGATGAGCCCACCGGTGCCCTTGACTATAAAACAGGCAAACGAATCTTAAAAATTTTGCAAAATATGAGCCGGCAAAATGGCTCGACGGTCTTGATTGTAACTCATAACGCCGCTATTGCCCCAATTGCTGATAAGGTCATCCGTATTCACGATGGAAGTATTCAAAAAGTCCAGCATAATCTACATCCCGCTGATATTAGTACAATTGAATGGTAG
- a CDS encoding ABC transporter permease, which translates to MQKTILWKDAWQAITHSLGRYIAIILLIALGTFAFTGLKMAGPDMRATGADFFAKHNLADVTVTSNYGINSTDRLTIQNLPEVKEATFGYFQDVKIKNQPDTLRVFSQSDNLSSYELIKGHFPKNKTEVALSYLLQKKYHLGQNITFNKPGILKNKTYKIVGFVKASEFLDKNQIGQTNIGSGHLTGIAVANHNAFAAPVYQIARIIFKNTANLSPFSIAYRNRVYNDQTKLQTALNQNRADKYDKYRAMYQKQYRQATAKQLLKRSIVVNPAQIKVPQNKLKIAYPNYVINSREESQGYASYRADSERVEVLANVFPVFLFAVAALVSLTTMMRFVEEERTNIGTLKALGYGNGAIAIKFLLYSTSAAILGVILGASLGYTFLPNLIIKAYLASSTLGTDYQLNFAWGPLLISLTIALLATTVVSMITLAQTLREQPSALLLPKPPKNGSRILLEYIPFLWKHMSFSAKVTARNIFRYKSRMLMTILGVAGCTGLLVMGFGIRDSLHGIGNIQYSEVQKNDVIALKNRHVNTTERQKLNKIFTSHDVTQTTAVQYQQLTKHLDSTGATENVMLIAPQSTKNFSKSINLQERQSKKKLVLSNNGVVISEKLATILHAHKGSTISLKNEHGKLLKFKVSGICEMYLGHYIFMSPAEYAKATGKKFTTNAYLVTMAKHSPGNISHISQKMIKTGAIETVVSTSSNRELLSSFTGSLNEVILILILISGMLALVVIYNLTNINVAERIRELSTIKVLGFYDNETTMYIYRETIILSALGIIVGFGFGWWLHHFIITSLPPDVAMFDPNMYPLNFVFSALIPAIITAILAIVVHHKIKRINMLDALSSID; encoded by the coding sequence ATGCAAAAAACTATTCTATGGAAAGATGCTTGGCAAGCAATCACCCATTCACTTGGCCGTTATATCGCCATTATTCTATTAATTGCACTGGGGACTTTTGCCTTTACAGGTTTAAAAATGGCTGGTCCTGATATGCGAGCAACAGGGGCAGACTTTTTTGCTAAACATAACCTAGCTGACGTCACTGTCACTTCAAACTATGGCATTAATTCAACTGATCGCCTTACTATTCAGAATTTACCAGAAGTAAAAGAAGCTACCTTCGGCTATTTTCAAGATGTTAAAATCAAAAATCAGCCTGACACGCTCCGCGTCTTTTCTCAGTCAGATAATCTTTCAAGTTATGAATTGATTAAAGGACATTTTCCTAAGAATAAAACAGAAGTTGCACTGTCATATTTATTGCAGAAAAAATATCACTTGGGACAAAACATTACTTTTAATAAACCTGGCATTTTAAAAAATAAGACTTACAAGATTGTTGGCTTCGTCAAAGCTAGTGAGTTCTTAGATAAAAATCAAATCGGTCAAACCAACATTGGCAGTGGCCATTTAACTGGAATTGCGGTTGCTAATCATAACGCCTTCGCCGCACCAGTTTATCAAATTGCCCGAATCATTTTCAAAAATACCGCCAATTTAAGTCCTTTTAGCATAGCTTACCGCAACCGTGTTTATAACGATCAAACCAAATTGCAAACTGCTTTAAACCAAAATCGAGCCGACAAATATGACAAATATCGGGCCATGTATCAAAAGCAATATCGGCAAGCTACAGCTAAACAATTACTTAAACGTAGCATCGTAGTTAACCCGGCGCAAATTAAAGTACCACAAAACAAGCTTAAAATTGCTTATCCTAACTACGTAATCAACAGCCGTGAAGAAAGTCAGGGTTATGCTTCTTATCGAGCAGATTCTGAACGAGTTGAAGTTTTGGCTAATGTCTTTCCTGTTTTCTTGTTTGCTGTAGCGGCTTTGGTCAGCTTAACTACAATGATGCGTTTTGTTGAAGAAGAACGGACTAATATTGGTACGCTAAAAGCACTAGGCTATGGTAATGGAGCAATTGCCATTAAGTTCTTGCTCTATAGCACCTCAGCTGCAATTTTAGGTGTTATTCTGGGGGCTAGCTTAGGTTACACCTTTTTGCCTAACTTAATCATCAAGGCCTATTTAGCTAGCTCAACCTTAGGAACTGATTACCAGCTGAATTTTGCTTGGGGACCACTATTAATTTCATTGACGATTGCACTACTTGCAACAACCGTCGTTTCAATGATTACTTTAGCTCAAACTCTGCGTGAACAGCCTTCAGCTTTACTTTTACCTAAACCACCTAAAAATGGTTCACGTATTTTACTAGAATATATTCCATTTTTATGGAAGCACATGAGCTTTTCAGCTAAGGTAACAGCCCGCAATATTTTCCGTTATAAGAGCAGAATGCTGATGACCATCCTAGGCGTTGCTGGTTGTACTGGATTACTAGTAATGGGATTTGGTATTCGTGATTCACTACACGGAATTGGCAATATTCAATATTCTGAAGTACAAAAAAATGATGTCATCGCTTTGAAAAATCGCCATGTTAACACGACTGAGCGACAAAAATTAAACAAAATTTTTACCAGCCATGATGTTACGCAAACTACTGCTGTACAATATCAACAATTGACTAAACACCTTGATAGCACTGGAGCAACTGAAAATGTAATGCTAATTGCGCCACAATCAACTAAAAACTTTAGCAAATCTATCAATTTGCAAGAACGTCAAAGCAAGAAAAAACTTGTTTTGTCAAATAATGGTGTAGTCATTTCAGAAAAATTAGCTACTATCTTGCACGCTCATAAAGGTTCAACAATTTCCTTAAAAAATGAACATGGGAAACTACTTAAGTTCAAAGTTAGTGGAATCTGCGAAATGTATCTCGGTCACTATATCTTTATGAGCCCAGCTGAATATGCCAAAGCAACTGGCAAAAAATTTACTACTAATGCTTATTTAGTAACCATGGCCAAACATTCCCCAGGAAATATCAGCCATATTAGTCAAAAAATGATCAAAACAGGCGCAATCGAAACGGTTGTCTCAACTTCATCAAATAGAGAATTGCTGAGCAGTTTTACTGGTAGTCTAAATGAAGTCATTCTAATCCTAATTTTAATTTCAGGGATGTTGGCCTTAGTAGTCATCTATAACTTAACTAATATCAATGTCGCTGAAAGAATTCGCGAATTATCGACCATCAAAGTGCTAGGATTTTACGATAATGAAACAACGATGTACATTTATCGCGAAACAATCATCTTATCGGCACTAGGAATTATCGTAGGCTTTGGCTTCGGTTGGTGGCTACACCACTTTATTATCACTAGTTTGCCACCAGATGTCGCGATGTTCGATCCGAATATGTACCCGTTGAACTTCGTCTTCTCTGCGCTAATTCCCGCTATTATCACCGCTATTTTAGCAATTGTTGTCCATCACAAGATCAAGCGAATCAACATGCTAGATGCCTTGTCCTCCATTGATTAA
- a CDS encoding putative polysaccharide biosynthesis protein, whose protein sequence is MNKKILSGSFWLSFGSIVSRILGVVYLIPWLIMLGSYHNQLNAQALFNSSYTPYALFLSIGTAGLPSVIAREVSQLNSQNRYKDSLYITKLGFAIMLVMGIACGILLYVTAPMIAKNSPVDSVASATISIRVLVPAVVILPSMSMVRGWFQGNNDMKPYGISQLWEQFARILFILLATLLIIEVFHHDYVTAVYFSVFGACVGAIASYLYLFAYMRKQWGHYRELIENSEHRALNNVSRSLLNLWYASIPFVLLGSFITVTQLVDQLLFKQILISFSHMSKSYVSYLYTIFSANPSKITTVIISLATAVSETSLPLLAGLKYKANDSQESIRKLLLENYRLLLFVLLPVVALGAFAASPIYTVLFSHDSLGAYYLVENIVQSLFAGLVMNSLTLLLALNMNKLAVIYMVEGVLVKIILQVPMTMFMNADGAILSTDISFLLVIWLSYHKLNKTYGVKMGSLLPIIVSNEIYIILLFVYQILFGYRFNYLGRVGSFGYLAIFGLVFLGIYVLLANWMKTSETIFGKKIGYRYYRYKHFE, encoded by the coding sequence TTGAATAAAAAAATCCTATCCGGTTCATTTTGGCTATCGTTTGGTAGCATTGTATCTAGAATTCTCGGGGTTGTTTATTTGATTCCCTGGCTAATTATGCTGGGAAGCTACCACAACCAATTAAACGCACAGGCGCTGTTCAATTCGTCATATACGCCGTATGCGCTGTTTTTATCAATTGGGACGGCAGGACTTCCTTCAGTTATTGCCCGGGAAGTATCGCAATTAAATTCGCAAAATAGATATAAAGACAGTTTGTACATTACCAAATTAGGCTTCGCTATTATGCTGGTCATGGGAATAGCGTGTGGTATTTTGCTTTATGTGACGGCACCAATGATTGCCAAAAATAGTCCAGTGGATTCAGTGGCTAGTGCAACAATTTCTATTCGAGTATTAGTGCCAGCCGTAGTAATTCTGCCATCAATGAGTATGGTTCGAGGTTGGTTTCAGGGAAATAATGATATGAAGCCATATGGGATTTCCCAATTATGGGAACAATTTGCTCGAATTTTGTTTATTTTGCTGGCTACTTTGTTGATTATTGAAGTCTTCCATCATGATTACGTAACGGCGGTTTATTTCAGTGTGTTTGGCGCCTGTGTTGGTGCTATAGCTAGTTACCTGTATCTTTTTGCATATATGCGCAAGCAGTGGGGACATTACCGAGAATTAATTGAAAATAGCGAGCACAGAGCACTTAATAATGTTTCTCGTAGTTTGCTTAACTTATGGTATGCCTCAATTCCGTTTGTTTTGCTGGGATCGTTCATTACTGTTACGCAATTAGTTGATCAACTTTTGTTTAAACAAATCCTGATTAGCTTCAGTCATATGAGTAAAAGCTATGTTAGTTACTTGTACACAATTTTCTCGGCTAATCCAAGCAAGATTACCACGGTGATTATTTCACTTGCGACAGCCGTTTCTGAGACTAGTCTGCCGCTTTTAGCAGGGCTTAAGTATAAGGCTAATGATAGTCAAGAAAGCATTAGAAAGCTGCTTTTAGAGAACTATAGACTACTATTATTTGTCTTGCTTCCTGTTGTTGCACTTGGTGCTTTTGCGGCTTCTCCAATTTATACGGTCTTGTTCTCACACGATAGTTTAGGTGCGTATTATTTGGTTGAAAATATTGTTCAAAGTTTGTTTGCTGGTTTGGTGATGAATTCATTAACACTGCTTTTAGCTTTAAACATGAACAAACTGGCTGTGATCTATATGGTTGAAGGTGTCTTAGTAAAAATAATTCTGCAAGTACCGATGACTATGTTCATGAATGCAGATGGTGCAATTCTTTCAACTGATATTTCGTTCTTACTGGTAATTTGGCTCAGTTATCACAAGCTTAATAAGACATATGGCGTTAAGATGGGGAGTTTGTTGCCGATCATTGTTTCAAACGAGATTTACATTATCCTGCTCTTTGTTTACCAAATTTTATTTGGCTATCGTTTCAACTACTTAGGCCGTGTTGGTAGTTTTGGTTATTTAGCAATCTTCGGTTTAGTCTTTTTAGGCATTTATGTTTTGCTGGCTAATTGGATGAAAACTTCGGAGACGATTTTTGGTAAAAAGATAGGTTATCGATATTATCGGTATAAGCATTTTGAGTAA
- a CDS encoding GH25 family lysozyme produces MSFKKKIITKLAYVAMLSTTGVAAAAIVQPQAHVQASTTSVAARSLGIDVASYQSADLSAHAKSGAKFAVVKVSEGTSYRNPKASAQIASARAKNMMPMGYHFATFSANSAAAKNEANYAIASAKAVGLGAGSYLACDYESGDGNNIYGGKNPTANAINAFMSKVKAAGYKPLLYASSSVLRNNINTNSVVNKFPNSLWVAAYAVSGRVDNPNFDYFPSMKGVSIWQFTDNWRGLNVDGNINVLPLTSSGSAVSQAPKKARVLKKKAHVYNKAGHRTGKTIKKGTSITTHGKKKTINGKKYYKIAKNQYIRSANLY; encoded by the coding sequence TTGTCATTCAAGAAAAAGATTATCACTAAATTAGCTTATGTTGCTATGCTTTCAACTACTGGCGTTGCCGCAGCTGCAATCGTGCAACCACAAGCACATGTCCAAGCTTCTACCACTTCAGTTGCTGCTCGCTCACTCGGAATCGATGTTGCTAGTTACCAAAGTGCTGATCTTTCAGCTCACGCTAAAAGCGGTGCTAAGTTTGCTGTTGTTAAAGTAAGTGAAGGTACCAGCTACAGAAATCCTAAGGCTAGTGCTCAAATCGCTAGTGCCCGCGCTAAGAATATGATGCCAATGGGCTACCACTTTGCTACATTTTCTGCTAATAGCGCTGCTGCTAAAAATGAAGCCAACTACGCAATCGCATCAGCTAAGGCTGTTGGTCTTGGTGCTGGCTCATACCTTGCATGTGACTATGAGTCAGGTGACGGCAACAATATCTATGGTGGTAAGAATCCTACTGCTAATGCAATTAATGCCTTCATGAGCAAGGTTAAAGCTGCTGGTTACAAGCCACTTCTTTACGCTAGTTCATCAGTTTTAAGAAACAACATTAACACTAACTCTGTTGTTAACAAATTCCCTAACTCATTATGGGTTGCTGCATACGCTGTTTCAGGTCGAGTAGACAATCCTAACTTTGACTACTTCCCATCAATGAAGGGTGTTTCAATTTGGCAATTTACTGACAACTGGCGTGGTCTTAACGTTGACGGTAACATTAACGTTTTACCTCTTACTTCATCAGGTAGCGCTGTTTCTCAAGCACCTAAGAAGGCTCGCGTATTAAAGAAGAAGGCTCATGTATATAACAAGGCTGGTCACCGTACAGGCAAGACTATTAAGAAGGGCACTTCTATCACTACCCATGGCAAGAAAAAAACTATCAATGGTAAGAAGTACTACAAGATTGCCAAGAATCAATACATTAGATCAGCTAACCTTTACTAA
- a CDS encoding DUF975 family protein: MATTRKELKEQARDQLRGNWGWAVLLSFVGWLIVYILTDIENFFEKGEDIVYGIVRRFGNNAELMYLDKVRVNPFAWLITLVVSVAIGLITWGVIYTILHFRDNGTKENVLSGIFSPFTRNFKSNFLTYILYEIFLILWTWLLIIPGLIKAYSYAMTPYILRDMLDSGHEPTATEAISASRKLMDGHKMDLFIFDLSFIGWWLLGIISCGIGLLWVNPYYRQAKANFYRNLAGEQFAK, translated from the coding sequence ATGGCTACTACAAGAAAAGAATTAAAAGAACAAGCTAGAGACCAGTTACGTGGTAACTGGGGCTGGGCAGTTTTGCTGTCATTTGTTGGCTGGCTAATCGTTTATATTTTGACCGATATCGAAAACTTTTTTGAAAAGGGCGAAGATATCGTGTACGGTATTGTCCGCCGCTTCGGTAACAATGCTGAATTGATGTACCTAGACAAAGTAAGAGTTAATCCTTTTGCATGGCTGATTACTTTGGTAGTTTCAGTTGCAATTGGTTTAATCACATGGGGCGTAATTTATACTATCTTGCATTTTAGAGATAATGGTACTAAGGAAAATGTTCTTTCAGGTATCTTTAGTCCATTTACCAGAAACTTTAAGAGTAACTTTTTAACTTATATTTTGTATGAAATTTTTCTTATTTTGTGGACTTGGTTACTGATTATTCCAGGGCTGATCAAGGCTTATTCATATGCAATGACACCATATATCTTGCGTGACATGCTAGATAGTGGTCATGAGCCGACTGCCACAGAAGCTATCAGTGCCAGCCGTAAGTTGATGGATGGCCATAAGATGGACTTGTTTATTTTTGATTTAAGTTTCATCGGCTGGTGGCTACTTGGTATTATTTCCTGCGGGATCGGTTTATTGTGGGTTAACCCATATTACCGTCAAGCTAAGGCTAACTTCTACCGTAACTTAGCTGGTGAACAATTCGCCAAGTAA
- a CDS encoding serine hydrolase domain-containing protein: MRQAIDHVGVKGSVLVINHGKVLLNYATDNKPDTSYLINSVQKSMTAAMVMHEVEKGKLKLSDKLSKFYPNVDGASSVKISNLIDMTSGLDLKAGQQLGTPEFISDEANIKHDAQYTVFDASKLGKWHYTSVNYIFLCGILSKLEKKSYEQLFHDTYIKPLKLTHSEFLWSDKAKLLASHWVPGYEMREGEYVKVNHAKAVKDAHNELGAGSIVMSNADLAKTMQYILAGKILTNKSRKVLFKGQAPSYYNGGLYNLKHYKAANGAGEGYYTFMRATKDGQNMIILQDNHTASGEFKKIKKKINRAMTMMLEF; this comes from the coding sequence GTGCGCCAGGCTATTGACCATGTGGGCGTTAAAGGCTCAGTTTTAGTAATAAATCATGGCAAAGTTTTGCTTAATTATGCGACGGACAATAAACCTGACACTAGCTATTTGATCAATTCAGTTCAAAAGTCAATGACAGCTGCAATGGTGATGCATGAGGTAGAGAAAGGAAAGTTGAAGCTTAGCGATAAACTTTCAAAATTCTACCCAAATGTAGATGGTGCTAGTTCAGTCAAGATTAGCAACTTAATTGATATGACATCAGGGCTGGATTTGAAAGCTGGTCAACAATTAGGTACGCCTGAGTTTATCTCTGATGAAGCGAACATCAAGCATGATGCACAATATACTGTGTTTGATGCTAGCAAATTAGGTAAGTGGCACTATACTTCAGTAAACTATATTTTCCTTTGTGGAATCTTGTCCAAGCTTGAGAAAAAGTCATACGAGCAATTGTTCCATGACACATATATCAAGCCACTGAAGCTAACCCATAGTGAATTCTTGTGGTCAGACAAGGCTAAGTTATTGGCTAGTCATTGGGTACCAGGCTATGAAATGCGTGAGGGTGAATATGTCAAAGTGAACCATGCTAAAGCCGTTAAGGATGCTCACAATGAGCTGGGTGCTGGTTCAATCGTAATGTCTAACGCAGATTTAGCTAAGACCATGCAGTATATTCTTGCTGGTAAGATTTTGACTAACAAGAGTAGAAAAGTTCTGTTCAAGGGTCAGGCTCCTAGCTATTACAATGGTGGACTTTATAATTTAAAGCATTATAAAGCTGCTAATGGTGCTGGTGAAGGGTATTATACCTTTATGCGGGCAACTAAAGATGGCCAGAACATGATCATTTTGCAGGATAATCATACTGCTTCTGGTGAGTTTAAAAAGATTAAAAAGAAGATCAATCGTGCAATGACGATGATGCTTGAATTTTAG